Proteins found in one Alteromonas macleodii genomic segment:
- a CDS encoding ATP-binding protein, translating into MQHEPMRLRSLLLSSMIPRLALLIAVLSITLVALSFHFIVKQSNALQQQSVEGLEQDISFIVSDTTRQLADLAANDIIINSLVDLQQRDNYLPMFFRSLNLTQAKTVEFALFDFAGEKVIDKNWSATLPESLSSAWRQQTLGSSNTFSSVSKYGVVISVPVLLNGVSEGALVMYVDSLQSLLAPYPRLTNQLVTDSNGNVLFSSEPSLIAPNSSFLAFNQSGYSIKQTSWKNLQLYSVKPTITAYREVAWTGIVLLAMVVGFIFIILHMVSMTGTLAERTLSTLYDDIKNRLNSDNTTSLNNESQIEAKELADIRAAFDKLIWDLTEVSLSNEQFSNVLESMGDMLVVVDQNQEILISNKRFDIFCDDQYGEKNAILKLIVRKLSAKQSDELTHFSVNSGKERYIRWTKASLADANGNIRGDIYVGSDVTEQRALESHVNVLTHAMDEATVSIIISDVKRVGQPIIYVNSAFEELTGYKRSEMIGHNCRSMQGDETSKQTVEQIRKAVATREPIETTLLNYRKDGSAFYNRLNLTPVKTNGEVTHYIGFQQDVTQQRQTEQYLQEARDKAEESARLKSSFLASMSHEIRTPIHGISGVLQLMANSELTEEQKHYLSLAKFSIQGLLHIVNDILDFSKIEAGQLQIEDNPFDILESLENLQSQYAIMCQEKGLELHFHFDLQGFHVVQGDDVRFRQILSNLLGNAVKFTDTGYIEVTTSIKQDADDSLTLLCSVKDTGIGIAQDKQSTIFDVFTQEDLSTTRKFGGTGLGLSISKQLCELMGGNIKLESVKGHGSTFSFTISLEPADETLLVPVHHASSLKREKGKKRKVLIVEDNDINQIIVKQHLSNHTTLSAKSGLEALEALNKMKVTFDVILMDCQMPEMDGFEATKRIRNGEAGERYLNVPIIALTANAMKGDKERCVEAGMDDYLSKPFDAEDLIDKVDHWASTERNSELI; encoded by the coding sequence ATGCAGCATGAACCTATGAGGCTGCGTTCTTTATTGCTTTCAAGCATGATCCCAAGGCTAGCGCTACTAATAGCAGTGCTGTCTATTACGCTAGTTGCCCTTTCCTTTCATTTCATTGTCAAGCAAAGTAATGCCCTTCAGCAGCAGTCGGTAGAAGGGCTCGAGCAAGATATTAGCTTCATCGTTAGCGATACAACGCGTCAGCTAGCTGATCTAGCGGCAAACGACATTATTATTAATTCGCTGGTTGATTTACAGCAGCGAGATAATTACCTACCTATGTTTTTTCGCTCTTTAAATCTTACCCAGGCAAAAACGGTAGAATTTGCACTGTTTGATTTTGCAGGTGAGAAAGTTATCGACAAAAACTGGAGTGCTACGCTTCCCGAGTCGTTAAGCAGTGCTTGGCGTCAGCAAACGCTTGGCTCATCAAACACCTTTTCGTCCGTATCTAAATACGGAGTAGTCATCAGCGTTCCCGTTCTGCTCAATGGCGTCTCTGAAGGTGCCCTTGTCATGTACGTCGATAGCCTTCAATCATTACTCGCGCCCTACCCTAGACTTACTAACCAGTTAGTCACAGATTCAAACGGAAACGTACTATTTAGTAGCGAGCCCTCTTTAATAGCGCCAAACTCAAGCTTTTTAGCGTTTAATCAAAGTGGCTATTCTATTAAGCAAACCAGCTGGAAGAATCTTCAGTTATACAGCGTTAAACCAACTATTACTGCATACAGAGAGGTTGCCTGGACAGGTATTGTTTTACTAGCAATGGTTGTGGGGTTCATTTTCATTATATTGCATATGGTGAGTATGACCGGAACCTTGGCCGAGCGAACCCTTTCAACGCTTTATGACGATATTAAAAATCGCCTTAACAGTGACAATACAACGTCTTTAAACAATGAATCGCAAATTGAGGCAAAAGAGTTAGCCGACATTCGAGCCGCTTTCGATAAGCTTATCTGGGACTTGACCGAGGTATCACTCTCTAACGAGCAATTTTCCAATGTATTAGAATCGATGGGCGACATGCTGGTCGTGGTCGATCAGAATCAAGAAATCCTCATTTCAAATAAACGCTTCGACATTTTTTGCGATGACCAATACGGTGAAAAGAACGCAATATTAAAGCTGATAGTACGGAAGTTATCAGCAAAGCAGAGCGATGAGCTGACGCACTTTTCAGTTAATTCGGGCAAAGAACGTTATATTCGTTGGACAAAAGCATCCCTTGCTGACGCAAATGGCAATATTCGTGGTGATATATATGTAGGAAGTGACGTTACCGAGCAGCGTGCATTAGAAAGCCACGTAAACGTGCTTACCCATGCCATGGATGAAGCGACTGTTTCAATTATTATTTCTGACGTTAAACGGGTCGGACAGCCAATTATTTATGTAAATAGTGCGTTTGAAGAATTAACTGGCTACAAACGAAGTGAAATGATCGGGCACAACTGTCGCTCTATGCAAGGTGACGAAACCAGTAAGCAAACCGTTGAGCAAATACGAAAAGCCGTTGCGACACGTGAGCCTATAGAAACTACACTACTTAACTACAGAAAAGACGGCAGCGCGTTTTATAACCGATTAAATTTGACCCCAGTCAAAACCAATGGCGAAGTGACGCATTACATCGGTTTTCAACAAGATGTTACGCAGCAGCGACAAACTGAGCAATACCTTCAAGAAGCGAGAGACAAAGCCGAGGAGTCTGCTCGACTAAAATCCAGCTTCTTAGCAAGTATGAGCCACGAAATACGCACGCCTATACACGGCATATCTGGTGTTTTGCAGCTAATGGCGAACTCTGAACTTACTGAAGAGCAGAAGCATTACCTTTCACTCGCTAAGTTTAGTATTCAAGGCCTTTTACATATCGTAAATGACATTTTAGACTTTTCTAAAATTGAAGCAGGGCAGCTACAAATCGAAGATAATCCTTTCGATATTTTGGAGTCCCTTGAGAATCTTCAAAGTCAGTACGCCATCATGTGCCAAGAAAAAGGCCTTGAGCTACATTTCCACTTTGATTTACAGGGGTTCCACGTTGTACAAGGTGATGACGTGCGTTTCAGGCAAATTTTGTCGAACTTGTTGGGCAACGCCGTCAAGTTTACTGACACTGGATACATTGAAGTAACTACTAGTATTAAACAAGACGCAGACGACAGCCTTACACTTTTATGTAGCGTAAAAGACACGGGAATAGGTATTGCGCAAGATAAGCAAAGCACTATTTTCGATGTCTTCACGCAAGAAGATCTATCAACTACCCGCAAGTTCGGCGGAACCGGTCTAGGTTTATCAATTAGCAAGCAACTTTGTGAACTTATGGGTGGCAACATAAAACTTGAAAGTGTAAAAGGTCACGGGAGTACGTTCTCTTTCACTATTTCTCTTGAGCCTGCAGATGAGACTTTGCTAGTCCCTGTGCACCACGCGTCCTCGTTAAAACGAGAAAAAGGTAAAAAGCGTAAAGTACTTATTGTTGAAGACAACGATATCAATCAGATAATCGTGAAACAGCACCTAAGCAACCATACTACCCTTAGCGCCAAGTCTGGCTTAGAAGCATTAGAGGCACTGAATAAAATGAAGGTGACCTTTGATGTCATCTTGATGGATTGTCAAATGCCAGAAATGGATGGTTTTGAAGCAACTAAGCGCATTAGAAACGGGGAAGCTGGAGAGCGTTACCTAAACGTTCCGATAATCGCTCTGACCGCAAATGCAATGAAAGGTGATAAAGAACGCTGTGTTGAAGCGGGAATGGACGATTATTTAAGTAAGCCCTTCGATGCTGAAGACCTTATCGATAAAGTCGATCACTGGGCAAGTACTGAAAGGAATAGTGAATTGATATAA
- a CDS encoding ABC transporter substrate-binding protein, which yields MRVHLILSALLCFISFFNSCQAKSTQEPLIIGIDADLSAVAVEGGVAITRGVELAVEEINANGGIHGRTLKVITKDHRGNPARGIYNIEQFAQMPNLLAVIGGVHTPVVLAEIDIIHAKNILMLVPWAAGTPIVDNDHSPNNIFRISIRDAEAASVLIDFVKSRELSNVALVLERTGWGRSNLESLTKAAQDQGVNISATYWINWQQKDFSEDAKAIKDSKADSVILVTNVPEGVVVVDALAEQGLSSLPVVSHWGIASGQFASQLANPIHQHDISVLQTFHFHHQKNNKAKQLLEAYYNKYGLIDAAAIEGVTGLAHAYDLIHLIAIAADKANSIQVNELRNALESLKDIQGAVKYYEAPFTKERHDALWSKDYFMTKINDKGHLVTTGKK from the coding sequence ATGCGTGTACATCTTATTTTATCAGCGCTCCTCTGCTTTATATCCTTCTTTAATTCATGCCAAGCTAAAAGTACTCAAGAGCCGCTAATTATAGGTATTGATGCAGATCTCTCGGCAGTAGCTGTAGAGGGAGGCGTTGCTATTACTCGAGGCGTAGAGCTAGCCGTCGAGGAAATTAACGCAAATGGGGGGATACATGGTCGTACACTTAAAGTGATTACGAAAGACCATCGAGGCAATCCTGCTCGCGGTATTTACAATATTGAACAGTTTGCGCAAATGCCAAATTTACTAGCCGTCATTGGTGGAGTACACACTCCTGTGGTGCTTGCGGAAATTGATATTATACATGCTAAGAATATTCTTATGTTGGTTCCCTGGGCCGCCGGCACCCCCATAGTAGACAATGATCATTCCCCCAATAACATTTTTCGAATCTCAATACGTGACGCTGAAGCAGCGTCTGTACTGATAGACTTTGTAAAATCCAGAGAATTATCTAATGTCGCTTTGGTTCTAGAGCGAACAGGATGGGGACGTTCTAACCTTGAGTCTTTAACTAAAGCGGCACAGGATCAAGGGGTAAACATTAGCGCAACCTATTGGATTAATTGGCAACAGAAAGATTTTTCTGAAGATGCTAAGGCGATAAAAGATTCGAAGGCAGACAGTGTCATATTAGTTACCAACGTGCCTGAAGGTGTGGTTGTTGTAGATGCATTGGCTGAACAAGGCCTAAGCTCGCTTCCTGTTGTTTCTCACTGGGGTATAGCGTCAGGTCAGTTCGCATCTCAACTAGCCAACCCTATCCATCAGCACGACATATCAGTTCTTCAAACGTTTCACTTCCACCATCAGAAAAATAACAAGGCTAAACAACTGTTAGAAGCCTATTATAATAAATATGGACTTATTGATGCAGCAGCTATTGAAGGAGTCACGGGTTTAGCCCATGCATATGATTTAATTCATTTAATTGCTATCGCTGCCGATAAAGCAAATAGCATACAAGTTAACGAGTTGCGCAACGCTCTAGAATCGCTCAAAGACATCCAGGGCGCTGTTAAATACTATGAAGCTCCATTCACTAAAGAAAGGCATGATGCACTTTGGTCAAAGGATTATTTTATGACGAAGATTAATGATAAAGGCCATTTGGTAACAACGGGCAAGAAATAA
- a CDS encoding exonuclease domain-containing protein produces the protein MRNTTLPTIIDVEASGFGAASYPIEIGIVRYDGAKWCKLLRPFDSWVHWDTKAESLHGISQQMLQARGEEPHKVCVELNNFLGNTVVYSDGWVVDNPWLIKLYSVAQIEMSFTCRALEYILSESQMDNWHDVKNSLSAELDVKRHRASSDAMIIQQTYAKTMALTQK, from the coding sequence GTGCGAAATACAACATTGCCTACAATTATAGATGTGGAAGCAAGTGGATTTGGGGCGGCAAGTTACCCCATAGAAATAGGCATTGTGCGCTATGATGGTGCAAAGTGGTGCAAACTACTGAGGCCATTTGACTCTTGGGTACACTGGGATACAAAAGCAGAATCGCTTCACGGCATCTCTCAACAAATGTTACAAGCACGAGGTGAGGAGCCTCATAAAGTATGCGTTGAGCTTAATAATTTTCTGGGGAATACGGTTGTATACAGTGATGGATGGGTGGTAGATAACCCTTGGCTGATAAAGCTGTACTCGGTTGCGCAAATTGAAATGTCGTTCACTTGCCGCGCCCTCGAATATATATTGAGTGAGTCTCAAATGGATAATTGGCACGACGTCAAAAACAGTCTTTCCGCTGAACTAGACGTAAAGCGTCATCGGGCGAGTTCTGATGCAATGATAATTCAGCAAACCTATGCTAAAACAATGGCGCTCACTCAGAAGTGA
- the metK gene encoding methionine adenosyltransferase gives MATHLFTSESVSEGHPDKIADQISDAVLDAILEQDPRARVACETYVKTGMVLVGGEVTTSAWVDIEELTRKTVKEIGYTHSDMGFDADSCAVLNAIGKQSPDINQGVDRASLEEQGAGDQGLMFGYASDETDVLMPAPITYSHRLVQKQAEVRKSGKLDWLRPDAKSQITFKYENDKPVGIDAIVLSTQHCDSVSTETVREAVMEEIIKPVLPSEWIDGNTRFHINPTGRFVIGGPMGDCGLTGRKIIVDTYGGMARHGGGAFSGKDPSKVDRSAAYAGRYVAKNIVAAGLAKRCEIQVSYAIGVAEPTSISIDTFGTGVVDEKTLVALVREHFDLRPYGLIQMLNLERPIYRPTAAYGHFGRNEFPWEATDKAEALKASV, from the coding sequence ATGGCCACGCATTTATTCACATCCGAGTCAGTGTCTGAAGGACATCCGGACAAAATTGCTGATCAGATCTCAGATGCGGTTCTTGACGCTATATTAGAACAAGATCCTCGCGCTCGGGTGGCCTGCGAAACGTATGTAAAAACCGGTATGGTTTTAGTAGGTGGTGAAGTTACCACTTCTGCATGGGTAGACATTGAAGAGCTTACTCGCAAAACAGTAAAAGAAATTGGCTATACGCACTCAGACATGGGCTTTGACGCCGATTCATGTGCCGTATTAAATGCTATTGGTAAACAGTCTCCTGATATTAATCAAGGTGTCGACCGTGCAAGCCTAGAAGAACAAGGTGCGGGCGACCAAGGCCTAATGTTCGGTTACGCTAGCGATGAAACTGATGTACTTATGCCGGCACCTATCACGTACTCTCACCGCCTTGTACAAAAACAAGCGGAAGTACGTAAATCTGGCAAACTAGACTGGTTGCGTCCAGACGCAAAAAGCCAAATCACTTTTAAGTACGAAAACGACAAGCCAGTGGGCATTGACGCTATTGTACTTTCTACCCAACACTGCGATTCAGTAAGCACTGAAACGGTTCGCGAAGCGGTAATGGAAGAAATCATCAAGCCAGTACTACCAAGCGAATGGATTGATGGAAATACGCGCTTTCACATTAACCCAACAGGTCGATTCGTTATCGGTGGCCCAATGGGCGACTGTGGTCTGACAGGCCGTAAAATCATCGTAGACACTTACGGTGGTATGGCTCGCCACGGAGGTGGCGCGTTTTCTGGTAAAGATCCATCTAAAGTAGACCGCAGTGCAGCATACGCGGGTCGTTACGTTGCTAAGAACATTGTTGCAGCAGGTCTTGCAAAGCGCTGTGAAATCCAAGTGTCTTACGCCATTGGTGTTGCAGAGCCGACCTCTATCAGCATCGATACTTTTGGTACAGGTGTAGTAGATGAAAAAACATTGGTAGCATTAGTGCGTGAACATTTCGACCTGCGCCCTTACGGCCTTATCCAAATGCTTAACCTTGAGCGCCCTATATACCGCCCAACAGCTGCATACGGTCACTTTGGTCGTAACGAATTCCCATGGGAAGCAACGGATAAAGCAGAAGCACTGAAAGCTTCGGTCTAA
- the tkt gene encoding transketolase, whose translation MPSRRELANAIRALSMDAVQQAKSGHPGAPMGMADIAQVLWGDFLSHNPANPSWANRDRFVLSNGHGSMLLYSLLHLSGYELPIEELKNFRQLHSKTPGHPEYGYAPGVETTTGPLGQGISNAVGMALAEKVLAAQFNKDGHTIVDHHTYAFLGDGCLMEGISHETCSLAGTLGLGKLIAFWDDNGISIDGEVEGWFTDDTPARFKSYGWEVIEGVDGHDAEQVKAAIEKAQANTAQPTLICCKTTIGFGSPNKEGTESCHGAPLGEDEIVATREKLGWSHGAFEIPDDIYAGWDGKDKGSKAESAWNDAFAAYEAEYPELAAEFKRRVNGELPADFSDKADAIIAELQANPQNIASRKASQNALNAFGPLLPELLGGSADLAGSNLTIWEGSKGVEANDASGNYIYYGVREFGMSAMMNGIALHGGFKAYGATFLMFMEYARNAVRMAALMKQPAIFVYTHDSIGLGEDGPTHQPVEQVVALRATPNLDNWRPCDQVESAVSWKSAIERTDGPTTLIFTRQGLAQQERTAQQVADIAKGGYVLKDCEGTPELILIGTGSEVQLAVEAAAKLTEQGKAVRVVSMPSTDVFDRQSADYRESVLPSSVVKRVAVEALSKDSWYKYVGFNGAIVGMDTFGESAPAGDLFKHFNITTDAVVEAALSL comes from the coding sequence ATGCCCTCTCGTCGTGAACTCGCCAATGCTATCCGTGCATTAAGCATGGATGCCGTTCAACAAGCTAAATCTGGTCACCCAGGTGCCCCAATGGGGATGGCTGATATCGCACAGGTACTATGGGGTGATTTCTTATCACACAATCCTGCGAACCCATCTTGGGCCAACCGCGACCGCTTTGTACTTTCAAACGGCCACGGCTCGATGCTGTTGTACTCTCTACTTCACCTTTCAGGCTATGAATTGCCTATTGAAGAGCTGAAGAACTTCCGTCAGCTACATTCTAAAACGCCTGGTCACCCAGAGTACGGTTATGCACCCGGTGTTGAAACCACCACTGGCCCGTTAGGTCAGGGTATTAGCAACGCTGTAGGTATGGCGCTTGCTGAAAAAGTACTTGCTGCGCAATTTAACAAAGACGGTCACACTATTGTTGATCACCACACCTATGCATTCCTAGGCGACGGCTGTTTGATGGAAGGTATTTCTCATGAGACATGTTCACTAGCCGGTACACTAGGCCTTGGTAAGCTTATCGCTTTTTGGGATGACAACGGCATTTCAATTGATGGTGAAGTAGAAGGTTGGTTCACTGACGATACACCAGCACGCTTTAAGAGCTACGGCTGGGAAGTGATCGAAGGCGTTGACGGTCACGATGCTGAGCAAGTCAAAGCCGCCATTGAAAAGGCGCAAGCGAATACGGCGCAGCCTACACTTATTTGTTGTAAAACCACCATTGGTTTCGGCTCGCCTAATAAAGAAGGTACAGAGTCTTGCCACGGTGCACCACTAGGTGAAGATGAAATTGTCGCTACACGTGAAAAGCTTGGCTGGAGCCACGGCGCGTTCGAAATTCCAGACGATATCTACGCGGGCTGGGATGGTAAAGACAAAGGCTCAAAAGCGGAAAGCGCATGGAACGACGCTTTCGCAGCATACGAAGCCGAATACCCAGAGCTTGCAGCAGAATTCAAACGCCGTGTAAATGGCGAACTGCCAGCAGATTTCAGCGACAAAGCAGACGCTATCATCGCTGAGCTTCAAGCTAACCCTCAAAACATTGCTTCACGTAAAGCGTCGCAAAATGCATTAAACGCGTTTGGTCCGTTACTTCCTGAGCTATTAGGCGGCTCTGCCGACCTTGCTGGTTCTAACCTAACCATTTGGGAAGGCAGTAAAGGCGTTGAAGCAAACGATGCATCAGGTAACTACATTTATTACGGTGTACGTGAATTTGGTATGTCTGCCATGATGAATGGTATTGCCCTTCACGGTGGCTTTAAGGCATACGGTGCAACTTTCCTAATGTTTATGGAATATGCACGTAATGCGGTACGCATGGCGGCGCTAATGAAGCAGCCTGCAATTTTCGTTTACACCCACGATTCAATTGGTCTAGGTGAAGACGGCCCAACGCACCAGCCGGTAGAGCAGGTGGTTGCGCTACGAGCTACGCCTAACCTTGATAACTGGCGTCCTTGTGATCAGGTTGAGTCTGCTGTGTCGTGGAAGTCTGCCATTGAGCGCACTGACGGACCAACAACGCTAATCTTCACGCGTCAAGGCTTAGCGCAGCAAGAACGAACGGCTCAACAAGTTGCAGATATTGCTAAAGGCGGTTACGTACTTAAAGATTGCGAAGGTACACCTGAGCTTATTCTTATTGGTACCGGTTCTGAAGTTCAGCTTGCCGTTGAAGCAGCAGCGAAACTAACCGAGCAGGGCAAAGCCGTTCGCGTAGTATCTATGCCATCAACTGACGTATTTGACCGTCAGTCTGCTGACTACCGAGAAAGCGTACTGCCGTCTAGTGTTGTAAAACGTGTAGCGGTTGAAGCCTTGTCTAAAGACAGCTGGTACAAGTACGTCGGCTTTAACGGCGCTATCGTAGGTATGGACACCTTTGGTGAGTCTGCACCTGCGGGCGACCTGTTCAAGCACTTCAACATTACCACTGACGCTGTAGTAGAGGCTGCACTGTCTCTGTAA
- the epd gene encoding erythrose-4-phosphate dehydrogenase, which translates to MVNIAINGFGRIGRNVLRALYESERNNEFKIVAINDIAKPEGIAHLLKYDTAHGRFRFDVALENNTLNVAGDDITLLAISDIKDLPWEDLGIDIVLECTGKFDDRASGQAHLDAGAGKVLFSSPGSPDLDNTVIFGTNEDTLTSEQKLVSNGSCTTNCIVPVIQALDAAFGVESGTITTIHASMHDQQVIDAYHEDLRRTRAASQSIIPVDTRLAAGIERILPKFAGKFEAIAVRVPTINVTAMDLSVTLQSKVTIEQVNQALRNAKAGRLQGILDYTEEPLVSVDFNHDPHSCIVDGTQTRVSHKQLVKTLVWCDNEWGFANRMLDTAKVMFDAK; encoded by the coding sequence ATGGTAAATATTGCCATAAATGGGTTTGGTCGTATTGGTCGTAACGTATTGCGCGCACTTTATGAAAGTGAGCGCAATAACGAATTTAAAATTGTGGCCATTAACGACATTGCTAAACCCGAGGGCATAGCACATTTACTTAAATACGATACCGCCCACGGGCGGTTCCGTTTTGATGTGGCCTTAGAAAACAACACGCTTAATGTGGCAGGCGACGATATTACGTTGCTCGCGATAAGCGATATTAAAGACCTACCCTGGGAAGACTTAGGCATTGATATTGTGCTTGAGTGTACGGGAAAGTTCGATGACAGAGCATCGGGGCAAGCCCATTTAGATGCGGGCGCTGGCAAAGTGCTGTTCTCGTCACCCGGGTCACCAGATTTAGACAATACGGTCATTTTTGGTACCAACGAAGACACGTTGACCAGTGAACAAAAATTAGTCTCCAACGGCTCTTGTACCACGAACTGCATTGTTCCGGTTATTCAAGCGCTAGACGCCGCGTTCGGTGTTGAAAGTGGTACGATCACAACCATTCACGCGTCTATGCACGACCAGCAAGTTATCGACGCCTATCACGAAGATTTGCGAAGAACCCGTGCTGCAAGTCAGTCGATTATTCCCGTTGATACCCGACTTGCTGCCGGTATAGAGCGCATTCTGCCTAAGTTTGCGGGAAAATTCGAAGCCATTGCCGTACGTGTACCTACTATCAATGTTACTGCTATGGACTTAAGCGTAACGCTTCAGTCTAAGGTAACTATTGAACAAGTGAATCAAGCACTTCGCAATGCAAAAGCAGGGCGATTGCAGGGCATTTTGGACTACACCGAAGAGCCTTTGGTGTCGGTAGATTTCAATCACGACCCTCACTCGTGTATTGTAGATGGCACACAAACGAGAGTCAGTCACAAACAGCTGGTTAAAACACTGGTGTGGTGTGACAACGAATGGGGTTTTGCAAACCGTATGCTCGATACCGCTAAAGTGATGTTCGACGCAAAATAA
- a CDS encoding phosphoglycerate kinase produces MAIPSMSDMALNGQRVLIRQDLNVPVKDGKVTSDARIKASIPTIKAALDAGAAVMVMSHLGRPTEGEPADEFSLQPVVDYLNDALDVQVKLVKDYLDGVELADGELVILENVRFNNGEKKDDETLAKQYAALCDIFVMDAFGTAHRAQASTHGVAKFAPKACAGPLLAAELDALGKALDNPKRPMVAIVGGSKVSTKLTVLKTLAEKVDQLIVGGGIANTFIAAQGHNVGKSLVEMDLTEQATQLMNEAQANGGNIPVPTDVVVGKAFDENTEATLKVVSDVADDDMIFDIGPDSSKALEDIIKNAGTIVWNGPVGVFEFDQFSAGTKALSEAIAASDAFSIAGGGDTLAAVDKYGIADKVSYISTGGGAFLEFLEGKTLPAVAVLEEKNK; encoded by the coding sequence ATGGCAATTCCAAGCATGAGCGATATGGCCCTAAATGGCCAGCGCGTACTAATTAGACAAGATTTAAATGTGCCGGTAAAAGACGGCAAAGTAACTTCAGATGCGCGTATCAAAGCATCTATTCCTACTATTAAAGCAGCACTAGACGCTGGTGCAGCAGTTATGGTGATGTCTCACCTTGGTCGCCCTACTGAAGGCGAGCCTGCTGATGAGTTTTCTCTTCAACCTGTTGTTGATTACCTTAACGACGCCCTAGACGTACAGGTTAAGCTTGTTAAAGACTACCTAGATGGCGTTGAGCTTGCAGACGGCGAACTGGTTATCCTTGAAAACGTACGTTTTAATAACGGCGAAAAGAAGGACGACGAAACGTTAGCGAAACAGTACGCAGCACTTTGCGATATTTTCGTTATGGATGCCTTTGGCACCGCTCACCGCGCACAAGCGTCTACCCACGGCGTTGCCAAATTTGCACCAAAAGCCTGTGCTGGCCCATTACTTGCTGCTGAATTAGATGCACTGGGTAAAGCGCTAGACAACCCTAAGCGCCCAATGGTTGCTATTGTCGGTGGTTCAAAAGTATCGACCAAGCTAACCGTACTAAAAACACTAGCTGAAAAAGTTGACCAGTTAATTGTAGGTGGCGGTATCGCCAATACCTTTATTGCGGCGCAAGGGCATAATGTAGGTAAGTCGCTAGTTGAAATGGACCTTACCGAGCAAGCCACGCAGCTTATGAATGAAGCACAGGCAAATGGCGGTAATATTCCAGTGCCGACTGACGTAGTAGTAGGCAAAGCGTTTGATGAAAATACTGAAGCGACGCTAAAAGTAGTCAGTGATGTTGCTGATGACGATATGATTTTTGATATCGGCCCAGACTCTTCAAAAGCGTTAGAAGACATTATTAAAAACGCGGGTACTATCGTATGGAATGGCCCGGTAGGCGTATTTGAATTTGATCAGTTCAGTGCTGGCACGAAAGCGCTTTCAGAAGCAATTGCAGCAAGCGACGCATTCTCAATTGCAGGTGGTGGTGATACACTAGCAGCAGTTGATAAATACGGAATTGCCGATAAGGTTTCTTATATTTCAACAGGTGGTGGCGCGTTCCTCGAATTCTTGGAAGGTAAAACACTACCAGCGGTAGCAGTACTAGAAGAAAAAAATAAATAA
- a CDS encoding fructose bisphosphate aldolase has protein sequence MASQAQQAMLDKLKTQTGFIAALDQSGGSTPKALRLYGIEESEYSSDEEMFNLVHEMRTRIITSTPFSGERVLGAILFENTLDREIEGMSTAHFLWQKKRVIPFLKVDKGLAEESNGVQIMKPIPGLDALLAKAVAQDVFGTKMRSVVKLANHQGIKDVVAQQFEVGKQILAAGLVPIIEPEVDIHSPQKAEAEALLKLEILTQLNLLSEGEEVMLKLTLPTEANFYKELVDHPRVLKVVALSGGYSRDDANAKLTENQGMIASFSRALTEGVSAQQSQEEFEATLDKAIEGIYQASKA, from the coding sequence ATGGCATCACAAGCTCAGCAGGCAATGTTGGATAAACTGAAAACACAAACCGGTTTTATTGCAGCGTTAGATCAAAGCGGCGGTAGTACACCTAAAGCGTTACGCTTATATGGCATCGAAGAGTCTGAATACAGCTCAGACGAAGAGATGTTTAATCTAGTTCACGAAATGCGTACGCGCATTATCACCAGCACCCCTTTTAGCGGCGAGCGCGTTCTTGGCGCAATCTTATTTGAAAACACCCTTGATAGAGAAATTGAAGGCATGTCTACTGCGCACTTCTTGTGGCAGAAAAAGCGTGTTATTCCTTTCTTAAAGGTTGATAAAGGATTGGCTGAAGAAAGCAACGGCGTACAGATAATGAAGCCAATACCAGGTCTAGATGCTCTGCTTGCTAAAGCGGTAGCGCAAGACGTATTCGGCACTAAGATGCGCAGTGTGGTAAAGCTTGCGAATCATCAAGGTATCAAAGATGTCGTTGCTCAGCAATTTGAAGTTGGTAAGCAAATTCTAGCTGCTGGCCTTGTCCCAATTATCGAGCCAGAAGTTGATATTCACAGCCCGCAAAAAGCAGAAGCTGAAGCGCTACTTAAGTTAGAGATCCTAACCCAGCTTAATCTTCTTAGCGAAGGCGAAGAAGTGATGCTTAAGCTAACGCTACCAACCGAAGCTAACTTTTATAAAGAGCTTGTTGATCACCCTCGCGTACTTAAAGTGGTTGCACTTTCTGGTGGCTACAGCCGTGACGACGCAAACGCGAAACTAACAGAAAACCAAGGCATGATCGCGAGCTTCTCTCGTGCTTTAACCGAAGGTGTATCTGCACAGCAATCTCAAGAAGAGTTTGAAGCAACGCTAGATAAAGCGATTGAAGGTATTTACCAAGCTTCTAAAGCCTAG